The following coding sequences lie in one Nocardioides sambongensis genomic window:
- a CDS encoding TraM recognition domain-containing protein — protein MNLGLILIAAVGVLAAVLRLAGSAAAWISGVAQPTGGWEAGFRVLADPTNPGSALGSDGLAAWVYWLALAVFLTTVLALAVVVWRRIGSMRHASSHDPRHLASVATGRDVRAVASRKALLARGRTLRPSLDKPAPSEVGYLLGRSRGHDVWASVEDSILVLGPPRSGKGLHVVINAILDAPGAVITTATRPDNIAATLTARRARGPVAVFDPQRLAEGLPAGLRWSPVRGCEDPLTAMIRATGLASATGLSTGGVESGGFWEGKTRTALQALLHAAALDQRSPRELFGWTLSPSAAADAVAILSSSPKAAPGWSDSLESMIHADPRTRDSIWMGVSLALSCLADPRVLDAVSPGVGEQFDPVDFLTNNGTLYLLATGAGAGASWSLVAAFIEDLIETARHLAAASPGARLDPPLLLALDEIGNLSPLPSLPVLMAEGGGTGITTMPVLQSLSQARDKWGDHAAGAIWDASIVKLILGGTSSAKDLQDLSALIGERDEKTDTVSVGDYGSRSLQRSVRRVPVMPPEVTRTLPFGTALVLLRSAPPLVTDLRPWTARREAPTLRADRASVEASLRRR, from the coding sequence ATGAACCTCGGGCTCATCCTGATCGCGGCCGTCGGTGTCCTCGCCGCCGTCCTGCGCCTCGCAGGGTCAGCGGCTGCCTGGATATCCGGGGTCGCGCAGCCGACCGGTGGATGGGAAGCGGGATTCCGCGTCCTCGCCGATCCCACCAACCCGGGTTCCGCACTCGGCTCGGATGGCCTCGCGGCTTGGGTCTACTGGCTGGCTCTGGCCGTCTTTCTCACCACAGTCCTTGCCCTCGCGGTAGTGGTGTGGCGTCGCATTGGCTCGATGAGGCACGCGTCGTCCCATGATCCGCGCCACCTTGCCAGCGTCGCGACCGGGCGCGACGTCCGCGCTGTGGCATCGCGCAAGGCGCTGCTCGCTCGCGGTCGGACTCTCCGACCGTCGCTCGACAAGCCGGCTCCGTCCGAGGTCGGCTACCTGCTCGGCCGCTCACGAGGACACGACGTGTGGGCCTCGGTCGAGGACTCGATCCTTGTGCTTGGACCGCCTCGGTCTGGCAAGGGCCTGCACGTCGTCATCAACGCGATCCTCGACGCGCCCGGCGCTGTCATCACAACTGCCACCCGGCCGGACAACATCGCGGCCACGCTCACCGCCCGCCGAGCTCGGGGACCGGTCGCAGTGTTCGATCCCCAGCGGCTCGCCGAGGGCCTGCCTGCCGGGCTGCGGTGGTCACCCGTCCGCGGATGCGAAGACCCACTCACCGCCATGATCCGAGCCACCGGACTCGCCTCGGCTACCGGCCTGTCGACCGGCGGTGTGGAGTCCGGAGGCTTCTGGGAAGGCAAGACCCGCACCGCGCTCCAGGCGCTGCTACACGCCGCCGCCCTCGACCAGCGGTCACCGCGCGAGCTGTTCGGCTGGACCCTGTCCCCGTCGGCGGCGGCCGACGCGGTCGCGATCCTGTCCAGCAGCCCGAAGGCCGCGCCGGGCTGGTCCGACTCGCTGGAGTCGATGATCCACGCCGACCCCCGCACCCGCGATTCCATCTGGATGGGCGTCTCCCTCGCGCTCTCGTGTCTCGCCGACCCCCGCGTGCTCGACGCTGTCTCACCGGGAGTCGGCGAGCAGTTCGACCCCGTCGACTTCCTCACCAACAACGGCACCCTGTACCTGCTCGCGACCGGAGCCGGCGCCGGCGCATCCTGGTCTCTGGTCGCAGCTTTCATCGAAGACCTCATCGAGACCGCACGCCACCTCGCCGCCGCCTCCCCCGGCGCCCGCCTCGACCCACCCTTGCTGTTGGCCCTCGACGAGATCGGCAACCTCTCGCCTCTCCCCTCTCTACCCGTTCTCATGGCTGAGGGTGGCGGAACGGGGATCACGACCATGCCCGTGCTCCAGTCGCTGTCTCAGGCCCGCGACAAGTGGGGCGATCACGCCGCCGGCGCGATCTGGGACGCCAGCATCGTCAAACTCATCCTCGGCGGCACCTCCTCGGCCAAGGACCTCCAAGATCTCTCCGCCCTGATCGGCGAACGCGACGAGAAGACCGACACCGTATCCGTCGGCGACTACGGCTCCCGATCGCTCCAACGCTCGGTACGCCGAGTGCCGGTGATGCCGCCAGAGGTCACCCGCACCCTGCCCTTCGGCACCGCTCTCGTACTGCTCCGCAGCGCCCCGCCGTTGGTCACCGACCTGCGCCCTTGGACCGCCCGTCGGGAGGCCCCGACGCTTCGTGCTGATCGTGCGTCCGTCGAGGCATCCCTACGACGCCGCTGA
- a CDS encoding class I SAM-dependent methyltransferase: protein MTEGRITEHDLEWWLEFAATREWTFARTYAETAPHHYVVEGRTPGVTHQDMVRAARVIHTFGQPGKYYSMTKIYLVSPNGKYRWWTEDNHFTDTTLVNRATTEFSYGIQNAPSTSSGEWTAFDEVATTWDVDHPAREGEVEFRGAMLATARGSYPPHVLDLGCGTGRVLDLGLVTPDRYAGVDSSQAMLNMLVRKHPRVAAIYPMSVIHALDSGRFTDGQFDWVFIDSTVRLTDTQRTQVDRIARLAVIDVRDQAWDLRDVRRATSERLIAVSSQMRAASSEPQSPAVAKALTTCTQS, encoded by the coding sequence ATGACGGAGGGCCGGATCACCGAGCATGACCTCGAGTGGTGGCTGGAGTTCGCAGCCACGCGCGAGTGGACGTTTGCCAGAACCTACGCGGAGACGGCGCCGCATCACTACGTCGTCGAGGGACGCACCCCCGGCGTGACCCATCAGGACATGGTTCGAGCTGCACGCGTGATCCACACGTTCGGCCAACCGGGCAAGTACTACTCGATGACGAAGATCTATCTGGTCAGCCCGAACGGGAAGTACCGCTGGTGGACCGAGGACAACCACTTCACCGACACCACACTGGTCAACCGTGCGACCACCGAGTTTTCCTACGGCATCCAAAACGCCCCGTCCACTTCAAGCGGAGAATGGACGGCCTTCGACGAAGTAGCCACGACCTGGGACGTCGACCACCCGGCGCGCGAAGGCGAAGTCGAGTTCCGAGGAGCAATGCTCGCCACGGCGCGGGGCAGCTACCCGCCTCACGTCCTCGACCTCGGCTGCGGTACTGGCCGGGTGCTGGACCTCGGGCTTGTGACCCCGGATCGATATGCCGGAGTCGACTCCAGCCAGGCCATGCTCAACATGCTGGTACGCAAGCACCCGAGGGTCGCCGCAATCTACCCAATGAGCGTGATCCACGCCTTAGACTCCGGGCGATTCACCGACGGGCAGTTCGACTGGGTGTTCATCGACTCGACTGTGCGACTCACCGACACCCAGCGAACGCAGGTCGATCGGATTGCACGGCTGGCCGTCATAGACGTTCGTGACCAAGCGTGGGATCTCAGGGATGTCCGCAGGGCGACGTCCGAGCGCTTGATCGCAGTGAGTAGTCAGATGCGGGCGGCGTCCAGTGAGCCTCAGAGCCCGGCCGTCGCCAAGGCGCTCACGACTTGCACACAGAGCTGA